The following proteins are encoded in a genomic region of Nicotiana sylvestris chromosome 4, ASM39365v2, whole genome shotgun sequence:
- the LOC138889493 gene encoding uncharacterized protein: protein MKNRQEPPKPPSPKKTINIISGGEEINGVTYTVANKISKVTATHEKRVQNVLEKESITFDDADADGMLTPYKDALVISLLVHDTNVKLVLIDSGSSVNIILLRVLNEMQAEDKLVSKAHTLPGFDN, encoded by the coding sequence atgAAGAACAGACAAGAGCCTCCTAAACCTCCTTCTCCGAAAAAGACCATTAATATTATAAGCGGAGGCGAAGAAATCAACGGCGTGACATACACGGTGGCCAATAAAATTTCTAAAGTTACAGCTACACACGAGAAGCGGGTCCAAAATGTTTTGGAGAAAGAaagtattacatttgatgatgcagatgcggaTGGCATGTTAACTCCATACAAAGATGCATTGGTAATCtctctacttgtacatgatactaatgtgaaactaGTTTTGATTGAttcaggtagttccgtgaacatcaTTTTACTAAGAGTATTAaatgagatgcaagctgaagataagctAGTATCTAAGGCACATACTTTGCCTGGCTTTGACAATTAA